In Micromonospora cremea, the genomic window GGGAACGCTCCGGGCCGGGGCGACGAGTCGGGGTCGACGCAGCGGTGAGCGTGGACGCCGGGGGGCGGCTGATCGACGGGTACACCCTGGTCGTCTTCGACCTGGACGGGGTGATCTACCTGATCGACCGGCCGATCCCCGGCGCCGTCGAGGCGGTGGCCCGGCTGCACGCCGAGGGGCGGGGGGTGGCGTACGCCACCAACAACGCCTCGCGCCGGTCCAGCGAGGTCGCCGACCTGCTGACCCGGATGGGCGTGCCAGCCCGGCCGGAGGAGGTGCTCACCTCCGCTGCGGCCTCGGCGGAGCTGCTGCGCGACCGGCTGCCCGCCGGCGCGCCGGTGCTGGTGGTCGGCGCGGAGGCTTTGCGCGCCGAGCTGCGCGCTGTCGGGCTGACCCCGGTCTCCCGGGCGGACGAGAAGCCGGCCGCGGTGGTGCAGGGCTACGGTCCGCAGGTCGGCTGGGCCGAGCTGGCCGAGGCGTCGCTCGCGGTGCGGGCCGGCGCGATCTGGATCGCCACCAACACCGACCGGACGCTGCCCAGTGGCCGGGGACCACTGCCCGGCAACGGCGCGCTGGTCGCCGTGCTGCGTACGGCGCTGGAGCGGGACCCTGACGTGGTGGTCGGCAAGCCGGAGGCGGCGCTGTTCGAGACTGCTGCCCGGCGCAGCGACGGCGGCCGGGCGCTGATCGTCGGCGACCGGTTGGACACCGACATCGAGGGCGCACGCCGGGCCGGGCTGGACAGTCTGCTCGTGCTCACCGGCGTCAGCCGCGTACCCGAACTGCTCGCCGCCGAGCCGGGGCGCCGTCCCACGTACGTCGCGCAGGACCTGGCGGGGCTCTTCGACCCGGCGGCGGTGGTGCGGGTCCCGGGCCCGGCGGACGCCGGCGGCTGGTCGGTGACGGCCCGCGATGGCGGGCTGGAGCTGGCCGGCTCGGGTCGGGCGCTGGACGCGCTGGCCGCGCTCTGCGCGGCGGCCTGGTCGGCCCCGGCGGTGCCGCAGATCCGCCCGGCGGGTCCGGATGCGGCCCGCGTGTTGGAGAGCTTCGGTCTGCCAGCGGGAGGATGACCCGGTCTCGAGCGGCGTCGGCGCTCGTCAGAGCAGCTTGCGCAGCTTCATCAGGTCGAACGGGTTGGCCTTGATCGACACCCGGCGGGAGGCCACCGCGCCGGTGACGTCCAGGTCGCCGCGGACCAGGGCGAGCAGGTCGTCGCTGGAGGTGCTCAGCGCGATCTTGGCCTTGGGGTCGTCGCCGTCGGTCAGCTCGACCAGCCGCCCGCCGCTGATCCGGCCGTGGAAGGCGGTGTCCAGGTCGGTGATCCGGCAGGCCAGCGTGCGGTCCAGATCGATCCGTTCGCGGACCGTCTCGGCGTTGCGATCCAGCCGGGCGGCCAGCTCCTGTAATGCCTGCCGGCACTCGTCCACGCTGGCCACGTCTCCCCCTCGCTGATCGCCACGCCGTCCTCGGCACCGTACCGCACAGGACAGTCCGGGGTGCCCGGTAGCGTGACACCTGCACACCTCGCCCCGCGGAAGGATTCAGGCATGCAGGACGCGTGGCGCGCCTACCTCGAATTGGCCATGGGCCTGGCGGAGGCGCCCCGGAAGAAGGCCCAGGACGTGGCGCGTCGCCTCGTCGGCTCCGGCGGCGCGACCGCCGCCCAACTCCAGGCCCTCGGCGAGGAGCTGGTGACCACCGGCGCCGCCAACCGGGAGGCGCTGACCAAGCTGGTCCGTTTCGAGGTCGATCGGGCGCTGGGCGCGGTCGGCCTGGCGACCGCGGACGAGGTGGCCGAGCTGACCCGACGGGTGCGCGACCTGGAACGGCAGTTGCGCGAGGCGCGGGCTGCCGAGCCGGCCAGCGGGCCGCCCGCCGGTCCCGCCCCGGAGCCCGAGGCGCCCCGGGCCCCGCGGCCCGACGCCGGTCTGGTGCCGTCGGACGGCCCGGCGGGCGCGCCGGTCTCCGCGCCGGTGGCCAAGAAGGCCGTGGCGAAGAAGGCGGTCGCGAAGAAGGCCGTGGCGAAGAAGGCGGTCGTCAAGAAGGCCATCGCGCGAAAGCCACCGGCGACGATCAGCCGGACCAGCGACGAGGCCCCGACTCCGTCGGACATGCCGGCCAAGAAGGCGGTCGGTGAGCAGCGGCCGGACGACGCGCGGTGAGCGCCGCGCCGACCGACCGGAGCCACCGGTGAGCGGCGACATGCGTCCGGGCCCGCCGCCCGGCGCGCGTCCGGGCCCGCCGCCGGGCATCCGGCCGGGTCCACCCGCGGGCGGGTCGTTCGGCGCGCGGCCGAGCCCGCCGCCGGATCTGGGGGACGACGAGGCGCGGCACCCGGCCGTCGACGCTGCCGTGCGGGCCATGGCCAACGCGGCGACGCTCGCCCCGGTGGACCAGATCGCGCAGTACGAGGCGGCCTACGAGACGCTGCGGGAAACCCTCGCCACCATCGACCAGACCTGAGCGGGACGACCAGGCCTGAGCAGACCGGAGAACCACCCATGGCACGTCGCAACCGGCTGGACGCCGAACTCGTCCGCCGCGGTTTGGCCCGCTCCCGCGAGCAGGCCGCCGCGCTGGTGGAGGCCGGCCGCGTCCAGCTGCGCGGGGTGCCCGCGCGCAAGGCCGCCGCGATGGTCGACCCCGCT contains:
- a CDS encoding HAD-IIA family hydrolase; protein product: MSVDAGGRLIDGYTLVVFDLDGVIYLIDRPIPGAVEAVARLHAEGRGVAYATNNASRRSSEVADLLTRMGVPARPEEVLTSAAASAELLRDRLPAGAPVLVVGAEALRAELRAVGLTPVSRADEKPAAVVQGYGPQVGWAELAEASLAVRAGAIWIATNTDRTLPSGRGPLPGNGALVAVLRTALERDPDVVVGKPEAALFETAARRSDGGRALIVGDRLDTDIEGARRAGLDSLLVLTGVSRVPELLAAEPGRRPTYVAQDLAGLFDPAAVVRVPGPADAGGWSVTARDGGLELAGSGRALDALAALCAAAWSAPAVPQIRPAGPDAARVLESFGLPAGG
- a CDS encoding SCP2 sterol-binding domain-containing protein, whose amino-acid sequence is MASVDECRQALQELAARLDRNAETVRERIDLDRTLACRITDLDTAFHGRISGGRLVELTDGDDPKAKIALSTSSDDLLALVRGDLDVTGAVASRRVSIKANPFDLMKLRKLL
- a CDS encoding phasin family protein, whose amino-acid sequence is MQDAWRAYLELAMGLAEAPRKKAQDVARRLVGSGGATAAQLQALGEELVTTGAANREALTKLVRFEVDRALGAVGLATADEVAELTRRVRDLERQLREARAAEPASGPPAGPAPEPEAPRAPRPDAGLVPSDGPAGAPVSAPVAKKAVAKKAVAKKAVAKKAVVKKAIARKPPATISRTSDEAPTPSDMPAKKAVGEQRPDDAR